One window of Acidimicrobiia bacterium genomic DNA carries:
- a CDS encoding cytochrome P450: MNLDTIDLTDKDVFVRGVPYDWFETLRREAPVYWHPEPDGGPGFWCVTRYPDVVTVNRDNQTFSSARGAVFIWDLPPEDLEQQRLMMLNMDPPMHTRYRRLVNKGFTPRMVDELERTIRERTRAILDRVAPRGECDFVVDVAAELPLQVIADILGVPQADRHKMFDWSNRMIGSEDPEYGVSQEQAQEASMELFAYAAKLAEDKRAQDPRGADLISVLSEAEVDGEQLTQLEIDLFFMLLTVAGNETTRNLISHGLLALLDHPDQLERVRAHRELLPGAVDEMLRCASPVMHFRRTATRDLVLGDQRVSEGDKVVIWYASANRDEAVFEDPMRFDVERSPNEHVAFGGGGPHFCLGANLARMEIRVIFDELLDRWRGLELTGAPERLRSNFINGIKHIPLKFSPA; encoded by the coding sequence ACCTTGCGCCGCGAGGCCCCCGTGTACTGGCACCCCGAGCCCGACGGCGGCCCGGGGTTCTGGTGCGTCACCCGCTACCCGGACGTCGTCACCGTGAACCGCGACAACCAGACGTTCTCGTCCGCCCGCGGCGCGGTGTTCATCTGGGACCTGCCGCCCGAGGACCTCGAGCAGCAGCGCCTCATGATGCTGAACATGGACCCGCCGATGCACACGAGGTATCGCCGGCTCGTGAACAAGGGCTTCACCCCGCGGATGGTCGACGAGCTCGAGCGGACCATCCGAGAGCGCACCCGCGCCATCCTCGACCGAGTGGCGCCCCGAGGGGAGTGCGACTTCGTGGTCGACGTCGCGGCCGAGCTGCCGCTCCAGGTGATCGCCGACATCCTCGGGGTGCCCCAGGCCGACCGACACAAGATGTTCGACTGGTCGAACCGCATGATCGGCTCGGAGGACCCCGAGTACGGCGTGAGCCAGGAGCAGGCCCAGGAGGCCTCGATGGAGCTCTTCGCCTACGCGGCGAAGCTCGCTGAGGACAAGCGGGCCCAGGACCCGCGCGGCGCCGACCTCATCAGCGTGCTGAGCGAGGCCGAGGTCGACGGGGAGCAGCTGACGCAGCTCGAGATCGACCTGTTCTTCATGCTGCTCACGGTGGCCGGGAACGAGACGACCCGCAACCTCATCTCGCACGGGCTCCTGGCGCTGCTGGACCACCCCGACCAGCTGGAGCGCGTCCGCGCCCATCGCGAGCTCCTGCCGGGCGCGGTCGACGAGATGCTGCGGTGCGCGAGCCCCGTCATGCACTTCCGGCGCACCGCGACTCGAGACCTCGTGCTCGGCGACCAGCGCGTCTCCGAGGGCGACAAGGTCGTGATCTGGTACGCGTCCGCGAACCGGGATGAGGCGGTCTTCGAGGACCCGATGCGATTCGACGTCGAGCGGTCCCCGAACGAGCACGTCGCCTTCGGTGGCGGCGGCCCCCACTTCTGCCTCGGCGCGAACCTGGCCCGCATGGAGATCCGGGTCATCTTCGATGAGCTGCTCGACCGCTGGCGGGGTCTCGAGCTGACCGGGGCGCCGGAGCGACTCCGCTCGAACTTCATCAACGGGATCAAGCACATCCCGTTGAAGTTCTCGCCCGCGTAG